One window of Uloborus diversus isolate 005 chromosome 3, Udiv.v.3.1, whole genome shotgun sequence genomic DNA carries:
- the LOC129218024 gene encoding apolipoprotein D-like: MRATFRRNGINILNRRVTLMRGYLHTPDAKEPAKMELVMGPLSLFLRYRVIDTNYDDYAVVWGCFESPKYSQILGHTENLWILSRNKTIGNEYKQHIYNYLDSIDVSRAGLVDSNFENCTSQQYSG; encoded by the exons ATGAGAGCTACGTTCAGAAGAAATGGAATAAATATCCT gAACAGGAGAGTGACTTTGATGCGAGGATATCTCCATACGCCCGATGCTAAGGAACCAGCAAAAATGGAACTTGTCATGGGGCCCT TATCATTATTCCTCCGATACCGAGTCATTGACACAAACTATGACGACTATGCGGTCGTATGGGGATGCTTTGAATCACCAAAGTACAGTCAGATTTTAGGACATACAG AAAATCTGTGGATATTATCACGGAACAAAACCATTGGAAACGAATATAAGCAGCATATATATAATTATCTTGATAGCATAGATGTCAGCAGAGCGGGACTTGTTGACTCAAACTTTGAAAACTGCACATCACAACAATACTCAGGTTAG